From Woronichinia naegeliana WA131, the proteins below share one genomic window:
- a CDS encoding NACHT domain-containing protein, with protein sequence MGRRTLQASSVGIETIKKAIKRKKWSQDLLAGRVGCVRQTIGQHLYKGDPIDEDYFLAICQELGLNWQEMIVQEAESCEDDLEIQDLIADIRQCIEPMVRKECGKMRVLDMEQDIALGEIYTDVNILENLTAKQRLGLEELHCLFHSELEDFERLGWGKAQKRVSGLEAVQGHRKLMIWGKPGAGKTTFLKYIAMECLAERLGTDCFPIFLSLKEFAEKPDQPELLHYIKYKFVDTGVKIEVIEKLLNHGKALILLDGLDEVLDKDSRRVISQIQKLANRLHYGKNQFLITCRIAAKEYLFQGFREVEVADFDREQIQVFVTKWFQSKNPSKAEKFIEKLADNEPIQELASSPLLLTLLCLVFGELTNFPHNRAELYEEGVDILLKRWDGKRGIERDQLYKNLSAKRKEDLLSLIALETFWQGNYFFKQKTAETYIAQFIENLPDAKSDPEALRLDSEDVLRSIEANHGLLVTRAKGIYSFSHLTFQEYFATRKLTLNPTTETLRELVSHLTEKRWREVILLAVEMLEDATELMQLMKQTVDQLLAEDERLQEYLQWLKAKADSLEGEYTTEDIEQITRKFPYLAYIKSDQPKILYLYLSLDLGLDLDLDLSLDLDLDLSLDLYLYLYLYLSLYFYLDLSLYFYLDQRFTKLLNKLPQILFKEELQALFAERPDPQNTEQFKQWWQENDKAWRKKLRQLMITHRNIGHDWQFNKLQKDLLDQYFIANILLMECLGREAVIDRGVRAEIENTLFLPISN encoded by the coding sequence ATGGGACGGCGCACATTACAGGCTTCTTCGGTAGGGATTGAGACAATTAAAAAAGCGATAAAACGTAAAAAGTGGTCACAGGATCTTCTAGCCGGTCGAGTCGGTTGTGTGCGACAAACGATAGGACAGCATTTATACAAAGGCGATCCCATTGATGAAGATTATTTTCTGGCAATCTGTCAGGAATTAGGTTTGAATTGGCAAGAAATGATTGTTCAAGAGGCCGAATCATGTGAAGATGACCTAGAAATTCAGGATTTAATCGCGGATATTCGTCAATGCATTGAACCAATGGTTAGAAAAGAATGTGGAAAGATGCGGGTTTTGGATATGGAGCAGGACATCGCCTTAGGGGAAATTTATACAGATGTTAATATTCTGGAAAATCTTACCGCCAAGCAACGTTTGGGTTTAGAAGAGTTACATTGTTTGTTCCATAGTGAGTTAGAAGACTTTGAGCGGTTGGGATGGGGTAAAGCTCAAAAAAGAGTATCGGGATTAGAGGCGGTTCAAGGTCATCGCAAGTTAATGATTTGGGGAAAGCCTGGAGCAGGAAAAACCACTTTTTTAAAATATATTGCAATGGAATGTTTGGCGGAACGATTGGGAACAGATTGTTTTCCGATTTTTCTGTCTTTAAAGGAATTTGCAGAAAAGCCAGATCAACCTGAATTGCTTCACTATATTAAGTATAAATTTGTAGATACGGGCGTTAAAATTGAAGTCATAGAAAAGCTTTTAAATCACGGGAAAGCTTTAATTTTATTAGATGGTTTGGATGAAGTTTTAGATAAAGATAGCCGTCGCGTGATTTCCCAAATTCAGAAATTAGCAAATCGTTTACACTACGGCAAAAATCAATTTCTGATTACCTGTCGTATTGCCGCTAAGGAATATCTATTTCAAGGTTTTCGGGAAGTGGAAGTAGCAGATTTTGATCGAGAGCAAATACAGGTTTTTGTGACGAAATGGTTCCAATCCAAAAATCCTAGCAAGGCAGAAAAATTTATTGAAAAGTTGGCTGACAATGAACCCATTCAAGAATTAGCAAGCAGTCCGCTTTTATTAACATTGTTATGTTTAGTCTTTGGAGAATTGACGAATTTTCCCCACAATCGAGCGGAGTTATATGAAGAGGGAGTTGATATTTTATTAAAAAGATGGGACGGTAAGCGAGGGATTGAACGGGATCAACTTTATAAAAATTTGTCGGCTAAACGTAAGGAAGATCTCTTAAGTTTAATTGCCCTAGAAACCTTTTGGCAGGGAAATTATTTCTTTAAACAAAAAACAGCAGAAACCTATATTGCTCAGTTTATTGAAAATTTACCTGATGCCAAAAGTGATCCCGAAGCTTTGCGCTTGGATAGTGAAGATGTTTTGCGGTCTATTGAAGCGAATCATGGGCTATTAGTGACTAGAGCTAAGGGCATTTATTCCTTTTCCCATTTAACCTTTCAGGAATATTTTGCAACGAGAAAATTAACCTTAAATCCAACAACAGAAACGCTCAGGGAATTAGTCAGTCATCTCACCGAAAAACGCTGGCGAGAGGTGATTTTGTTGGCAGTGGAAATGTTAGAAGATGCAACCGAATTAATGCAGTTAATGAAGCAAACAGTGGATCAACTCTTGGCAGAAGATGAACGGCTACAAGAATATTTGCAATGGTTAAAAGCTAAAGCCGATTCTTTAGAAGGAGAATATACAACCGAGGATATTGAACAGATCACTAGAAAATTTCCTTATTTAGCTTATATTAAATCAGATCAGCCCAAAATACTCTACCTCTACCTCTCCCTCGACCTCGGCCTCGACCTCGACCTCGACCTCTCCCTCGACCTCGACCTCGACCTCTCCCTCGACCTCTACCTCTACCTCTACCTCTACCTCTCCCTCTACTTCTACCTCGACCTCTCCCTCTACTTCTACCTCGACCAAAGATTTACCAAGCTACTCAATAAACTCCCCCAGATTTTATTCAAAGAAGAACTACAAGCCCTATTCGCTGAACGTCCCGATCCCCAAAACACAGAACAATTTAAACAATGGTGGCAAGAAAATGATAAAGCCTGGAGGAAGAAATTACGCCAGCTTATGATCACCCATCGCAATATTGGCCATGACTGGCAATTTAATAAACTACAAAAAGATTTGTTAGATCAATATTTCATTGCCAACATTTTATTAATGGAATGTCTGGGTCGGGAAGCCGTCATCGATCGAGGAGTTCGGGCTGAGATTGAAAACACACTCTTTTTGCCTATTTCTAACTAA
- the secF gene encoding protein translocase subunit SecF codes for MKLNVIKWERFWWSFSAILTVLGIIAMIISWNVYGSPLKPGLDFIGGTRIQLQLQCATQKNCPKPIEIAEVRDALDSEGLGNSNLQVIENYTLSIRSKTLDGDERNQVQNVLNEKIGKFNPETIQIDTVGPTVGKELFTSGLLAVILSFVGIIVYLTFRFKLDYAFWAIVALFHDVFITVGVFAFLGLVAGVEVDSLFLVALLTIIGFSVNDTVVIYDRIRENTEKHPDLSVDEIVESSVDQTLTRSINTTLTVLLPLVSIFLFGGETLKFFALALIVGFVSGAYSSIFIASTSLAWWRDRTAHKKVTV; via the coding sequence ATGAAATTAAATGTTATTAAATGGGAGCGTTTTTGGTGGAGTTTTTCAGCCATCCTAACCGTGCTAGGCATTATCGCCATGATCATTTCCTGGAATGTTTACGGTTCTCCCTTAAAACCAGGATTAGATTTTATTGGGGGAACGCGAATTCAATTACAGTTGCAATGTGCAACTCAGAAAAACTGTCCTAAACCAATTGAGATTGCTGAGGTTAGAGATGCTTTGGATAGCGAAGGATTAGGTAATAGCAACCTTCAGGTCATTGAAAACTACACCCTCTCCATTCGCAGTAAAACCCTAGATGGAGACGAACGGAATCAGGTTCAGAATGTCTTGAATGAAAAGATCGGTAAATTTAATCCAGAAACCATTCAGATCGACACCGTAGGCCCAACGGTGGGAAAAGAGCTTTTTACCTCTGGTTTGTTAGCGGTGATTCTTTCTTTTGTCGGAATTATTGTTTATCTCACTTTTCGTTTTAAATTAGACTATGCTTTTTGGGCGATCGTGGCCCTCTTCCATGATGTTTTTATCACGGTAGGGGTGTTTGCCTTTTTAGGATTAGTCGCAGGAGTTGAAGTTGATAGCCTCTTTCTCGTTGCTTTATTAACCATTATTGGATTTTCCGTCAATGACACTGTGGTTATTTATGACCGTATTCGGGAAAACACAGAAAAGCATCCCGATTTGTCCGTTGACGAAATTGTTGAGAGTTCTGTTGATCAAACGTTAACTCGTTCAATTAACACAACTTTGACAGTTCTATTACCCCTCGTTTCTATTTTTCTGTTTGGGGGAGAAACCCTGAAATTTTTTGCCCTCGCTTTAATTGTGGGTTTTGTCTCTGGAGCCTATTCCAGTATTTTTATTGCTAGTACTTCTTTGGCCTGGTGGCGCGATCGCACTGCTCATAAAAAGGTGACAGTTTGA
- a CDS encoding aldo/keto reductase, which yields MQYRRFGRTELAMPVFSCGGMRYQHQWQDCDLAQIPAAGQQNLAAIIEQSLALGINHIETARGYGTSEMQLGQILPKLPREKLIIQTKVSPKENAQAFRADFEQSLNYLKLDYVDLLGLHGINNAEVLDYCLRPGGCLEVAQQLQAEGKVRFIGFSTHAPTEIIIQAIETNQFDYLNLHWYYIFQDNWPAIAAVTAKDMGVFIISPSDKGGQLYNPPQKLVDLCQPLSPIVFNNLFCLSHPQIHTLSIGASRPTDFAEHLKTLDYLDQAEAVLAPILEKLEQALIDTFGKEWVDTWQLGLPSPEVVPNNISIRTILWLRNLAMAYDLTDYGKMRYNLLGNGGHWFPGQQAKNVQALDFSLCLQHSPHREIIPQLLQETDQLLGGESVKRLSQST from the coding sequence ATGCAATATCGACGTTTTGGACGAACAGAATTGGCCATGCCTGTTTTTTCCTGTGGTGGGATGCGTTATCAGCACCAATGGCAGGATTGCGATCTCGCTCAAATTCCCGCCGCCGGTCAGCAAAATTTGGCAGCTATTATTGAGCAGTCCCTAGCTTTAGGGATTAACCATATCGAAACAGCCAGGGGTTACGGTACATCGGAAATGCAGTTGGGGCAAATCCTACCTAAATTACCGAGGGAAAAGTTAATTATTCAGACCAAAGTTTCACCCAAGGAAAATGCCCAGGCTTTTCGTGCTGATTTTGAACAGTCCTTGAACTATTTAAAGTTAGATTATGTGGATCTTTTGGGATTACATGGCATTAATAATGCAGAAGTTTTAGATTATTGTTTGCGTCCTGGCGGTTGTCTGGAAGTAGCCCAACAGTTACAGGCCGAAGGGAAAGTTCGTTTTATTGGTTTTTCAACCCATGCCCCGACGGAGATCATTATTCAAGCGATTGAAACCAATCAATTCGATTATCTGAATCTGCATTGGTACTATATTTTTCAAGATAACTGGCCCGCGATCGCCGCCGTCACAGCCAAAGATATGGGCGTATTTATTATTAGTCCGTCTGATAAAGGTGGACAACTCTATAATCCCCCGCAAAAATTAGTTGATCTTTGTCAACCGCTCAGTCCGATAGTTTTTAATAACCTTTTTTGCTTATCCCATCCCCAAATTCATACCCTGAGTATTGGTGCATCTCGCCCCACTGATTTTGCCGAACATTTAAAAACCTTAGATTATCTGGATCAGGCAGAAGCAGTATTAGCTCCTATTCTAGAAAAATTGGAACAGGCCTTGATCGATACTTTTGGCAAAGAATGGGTTGATACCTGGCAACTGGGCTTGCCTTCTCCAGAGGTCGTTCCCAACAACATCAGCATTCGTACCATACTTTGGTTAAGAAATTTGGCCATGGCCTACGATTTAACAGATTACGGCAAAATGCGCTATAACTTGCTGGGCAATGGCGGACATTGGTTCCCTGGTCAACAAGCCAAAAATGTTCAAGCTCTAGATTTTTCCCTCTGCTTACAACATAGTCCCCATCGAGAAATCATTCCCCAACTATTGCAGGAAACGGATCAACTATTGGGCGGAGAAAGCGTTAAACGTCTCTCTCAAAGTACTTAA
- the sufR gene encoding iron-sulfur cluster biosynthesis transcriptional regulator SufR, producing MTITPQLSTKEDILNYLLKQGQATAQELADLLEISPQAIRRHLKDLEAEELILHQAVQMGMGRPQHYYQLSKQGRDRFPSRYGEFAVSFLDTLTETVGEQQVGEVLKRQWERKAEEYSQRIGAGSLEMRVKQLVSLRREEGYMAELHLPETPNQFILAEHHCAIAEVAESYPTICGHELEMFSAVLSDCIIERIHWLNSGEHSCGYLIQPKS from the coding sequence ATGACTATTACACCACAGCTCTCCACTAAAGAGGATATTCTCAATTATCTGCTGAAACAGGGTCAAGCAACGGCCCAGGAGTTAGCCGATCTTTTAGAAATTAGTCCGCAAGCCATCCGACGGCATCTTAAGGATCTAGAAGCAGAGGAGCTAATTCTTCATCAAGCGGTACAGATGGGCATGGGACGGCCTCAGCATTACTATCAACTCAGCAAACAAGGGCGCGATCGCTTTCCCAGTCGTTATGGAGAATTTGCAGTTTCCTTTTTGGATACCTTAACGGAGACGGTAGGCGAACAACAGGTGGGCGAAGTCCTGAAAAGACAGTGGGAAAGAAAAGCCGAGGAATATAGTCAACGCATTGGGGCAGGATCTTTAGAAATGCGGGTGAAACAGTTAGTCTCTCTCCGCAGAGAAGAGGGTTACATGGCCGAATTGCATTTACCCGAAACCCCCAATCAATTTATTTTGGCCGAACACCATTGTGCCATTGCCGAAGTCGCTGAATCATATCCAACGATCTGTGGTCATGAGCTAGAAATGTTTAGCGCAGTTCTATCCGATTGCATCATTGAGCGGATTCATTGGCTCAATAGTGGTGAACATAGTTGTGGATATTTAATTCAGCCGAAATCGTGA
- the sufD gene encoding Fe-S cluster assembly protein SufD: MLKNDADGLTRDTYLQSLLHQGDRRRAAAEKNDFLVKLRQQGSNQVKQSRLPHKRDEEWLFTDLSDLVKVDFRPAQPMTLNQDVLNQFILEEATQTRLVFVNGIYTSELSDLSALPQGIFVGNLGHLAAEQKDKLQHYLGQQEGSDEVFTALNTSGLEDAAIVWVEANTVVTTPIHLLFLSVVSPHPSLIQPRILVITEPHSVLTLAESYGTVTDTCSDRPQHRPYFTNTVTEIFLGQNSRLTHIRNQRESADSFHIAKTAIAQERDSAYRLFEINLGAKLYRHHLNVVQQGEHTQTDLFGLTIIAGRQVSDTHSLIQLRYPQGVTNQLHKCIVDDYAQAIFSGKVFVPKAAQMTNANQLNRNLVLSPKGRVNTKPELQITADNVKCSHGATVSQLEADEIFYLRSRGLNDYDARHLLIDAFAGEILDQIPLPSLQQRLGQCIACRTI; encoded by the coding sequence ATGTTAAAAAATGATGCCGATGGGTTAACTAGGGATACCTATCTACAAAGCCTATTGCATCAAGGCGATCGCCGACGAGCAGCAGCAGAAAAAAATGACTTTCTGGTAAAACTCCGGCAACAGGGCAGCAATCAAGTCAAGCAATCTCGCCTTCCCCATAAACGGGATGAGGAATGGTTGTTTACGGATTTATCTGATCTGGTCAAAGTAGATTTTCGGCCAGCCCAGCCGATGACGTTAAATCAAGATGTTTTAAACCAATTTATCTTGGAAGAAGCGACTCAAACCCGCTTAGTTTTTGTTAATGGTATTTATACTTCTGAACTTTCCGATCTGAGTGCCTTGCCCCAGGGTATCTTTGTGGGTAACTTAGGGCATTTAGCGGCGGAACAAAAAGATAAACTTCAGCATTATTTAGGACAACAGGAAGGGAGCGATGAAGTTTTTACGGCCCTCAATACCAGTGGTCTGGAGGATGCGGCGATCGTTTGGGTTGAAGCGAATACGGTAGTAACCACTCCCATTCATTTGCTTTTTTTGTCGGTGGTTTCTCCTCATCCTTCCCTAATTCAACCGCGAATTTTAGTGATCACAGAACCTCATTCTGTCTTAACTCTGGCAGAATCCTATGGCACTGTCACCGATACTTGCTCCGATCGCCCCCAACATCGTCCCTACTTTACTAATACTGTTACGGAAATTTTTCTCGGTCAAAATAGTCGCCTCACTCATATTCGCAATCAACGGGAATCCGCCGATAGTTTTCATATTGCCAAAACAGCGATCGCTCAGGAAAGAGATAGTGCTTATCGCTTATTTGAAATTAATCTGGGAGCAAAACTATACCGCCATCATCTCAATGTTGTTCAACAGGGCGAACACACCCAAACCGATCTTTTTGGCTTAACCATTATTGCCGGACGACAGGTTTCTGATACCCATAGCCTGATTCAATTGCGCTATCCCCAGGGTGTCACGAATCAATTGCATAAATGTATTGTTGATGACTACGCCCAGGCTATTTTTAGTGGTAAAGTTTTTGTCCCTAAAGCGGCTCAAATGACCAATGCTAACCAATTAAATCGCAATCTAGTTCTATCACCGAAAGGACGAGTCAATACGAAGCCCGAACTGCAAATTACGGCTGATAATGTCAAATGTTCCCACGGCGCGACCGTTAGCCAACTAGAAGCGGATGAAATTTTTTATCTCCGTAGTCGGGGCTTAAATGATTATGATGCTCGCCATTTGTTGATTGATGCCTTTGCCGGAGAAATTCTTGATCAAATTCCCTTGCCTTCCTTGCAACAGCGTCTAGGACAGTGCATTGCTTGTCGCACTATTTAG
- a CDS encoding HAD-IA family hydrolase: MITVIRDLAQELQQKPHLDKPQVIFFDAMGTLFGLRATVGEIYAAIAVSFGVTVDISALNAAFLDTFRASPALAFGESDLSKLQPLEFDWWQAIASQSFQKIGALEQFEDFTAYFQLLYDHFATAQPWFIYEDVIPCLNYWQNQNVELGIISNFDSRLHHLLVALELENYFQSVTLSSASQTAKPETPIFQQALAKHQSQPHQAWHIGDSFREDYQGAERAGLKAFLIERPG, translated from the coding sequence ATGATCACTGTTATTCGAGATCTCGCTCAAGAACTACAACAAAAACCCCATTTAGATAAACCCCAGGTTATTTTCTTTGATGCGATGGGAACTCTCTTTGGTTTACGGGCAACTGTGGGCGAAATTTATGCGGCGATCGCGGTTTCTTTTGGGGTAACAGTGGATATCTCAGCCCTTAATGCTGCTTTTTTGGATACTTTTCGAGCCTCTCCTGCCTTAGCCTTTGGGGAATCTGATCTGAGTAAATTGCAACCGTTAGAATTTGACTGGTGGCAAGCGATCGCTTCTCAAAGTTTCCAGAAAATTGGAGCCTTAGAACAATTTGAAGATTTTACAGCCTATTTTCAACTTTTGTATGATCATTTTGCCACGGCCCAACCTTGGTTTATCTATGAAGATGTTATTCCTTGTTTAAATTATTGGCAAAATCAAAACGTTGAGTTAGGGATTATTTCTAACTTTGACAGTCGTTTACATCACCTATTAGTCGCCCTAGAGCTAGAGAATTATTTTCAATCGGTGACGCTCTCCTCCGCCAGCCAAACCGCTAAACCAGAAACCCCTATTTTTCAGCAAGCTCTAGCCAAACATCAATCCCAACCCCATCAAGCTTGGCACATTGGTGATAGTTTCCGCGAAGACTATCAGGGAGCAGAAAGGGCTGGACTAAAAGCTTTTCTGATTGAGCGTCCTGGTTAA
- the secD gene encoding protein translocase subunit SecD — protein sequence MQKQRWLIFLIILLAIASGVVLASLPLQLGLDLRGGAQLTMEVQQPKESRAIKSDDLVAVKTVIENRVNALGVSEALVQTVGQNKILVQLPGVTDPTQAERILGGTAQLEFRQQKPGTEGEFQAEYSIKRQLDTQLEFLRKQGSSPEVIQKNEELRKSLDKSNQALLNLFESVGLTGKNLEDARPAPTQAGNAWEVAIRFNAEGGKKFAELTKNLAGTGRSLGIFLDNNLISAPSVGVEFANTGITGGAAVITGNFTIETANDLAVQLRGGSLPFPVKVVENRTVGATLGQDSIRRSIVAGVVGLILVLIFMGIYYRLPGLIADVSLLIYTLLSLAAFALVGVTLSLPGIAGFILSIGMAVDANVLIFERTREEIRAGNTLYRSVESGFYRAFSSILDSNVTTLIACGALFWLGSGLVKGFALTLALGVMVSMFTALTCSRTLLLLVVLGVPGVRQKPQLFCPNPPAIAKS from the coding sequence ATGCAAAAACAGCGTTGGTTAATTTTCCTGATTATTTTACTGGCGATCGCCTCCGGTGTTGTACTCGCAAGCCTGCCGCTCCAATTGGGTTTAGACCTACGGGGTGGGGCCCAATTAACGATGGAAGTACAACAACCGAAAGAATCCAGAGCTATTAAGTCGGACGATTTAGTGGCAGTGAAAACGGTTATTGAAAATCGGGTCAATGCTCTAGGCGTGTCCGAGGCCTTAGTGCAGACCGTTGGCCAAAACAAGATCCTAGTACAACTTCCAGGTGTCACCGATCCAACCCAGGCAGAGCGGATTTTAGGGGGGACGGCCCAGTTAGAATTTCGTCAACAGAAACCAGGAACAGAAGGGGAATTTCAAGCGGAATATAGTATTAAACGACAACTAGACACCCAATTAGAATTTTTGCGTAAACAAGGGAGTTCCCCAGAAGTCATCCAAAAAAATGAAGAATTACGGAAAAGCTTAGATAAATCCAATCAAGCTCTCTTAAATTTGTTTGAATCGGTGGGATTAACCGGCAAAAACCTAGAAGATGCTCGTCCTGCTCCCACCCAAGCGGGCAATGCCTGGGAAGTAGCGATTCGTTTCAATGCTGAGGGCGGTAAAAAGTTTGCAGAATTAACCAAAAACCTAGCGGGAACGGGTCGCAGTTTAGGCATTTTCCTCGATAACAATTTAATTAGTGCACCCTCGGTGGGAGTGGAATTTGCGAATACGGGGATTACGGGTGGTGCAGCAGTGATTACGGGTAACTTTACGATTGAAACGGCCAATGATCTGGCCGTGCAATTGCGGGGAGGTTCCTTACCCTTTCCCGTTAAGGTGGTTGAAAATCGCACCGTGGGTGCAACTTTAGGACAGGATAGTATTCGGCGCAGTATTGTGGCTGGGGTCGTCGGTTTAATCCTGGTTCTGATTTTTATGGGCATCTATTACCGTTTGCCTGGCTTAATTGCCGATGTTTCGCTTTTGATTTACACACTCTTAAGTTTGGCCGCCTTTGCCCTGGTCGGAGTGACCTTAAGTTTGCCAGGGATTGCCGGATTTATTCTCAGTATTGGCATGGCGGTAGATGCTAACGTTCTAATCTTTGAGCGCACTAGGGAAGAAATTCGGGCCGGTAATACCCTCTATCGCTCAGTGGAATCAGGATTTTATCGCGCTTTTTCCAGTATTTTAGACAGTAATGTTACTACGCTAATTGCCTGTGGTGCTTTGTTTTGGTTGGGATCGGGTTTGGTGAAAGGTTTTGCTTTGACCTTGGCGCTCGGTGTGATGGTTAGTATGTTTACCGCCCTTACCTGTAGTCGTACTCTTTTGTTATTGGTCGTTTTGGGTGTGCCAGGGGTTCGTCAAAAACCCCAACTGTTTTGCCCTAATCCACCGGCGATCGCCAAATCCTAA
- the sufC gene encoding Fe-S cluster assembly ATPase SufC — translation MTNTILSVKNLTATVDGNPILKGLNLDVKAGEVHAIMGRNGSGKSTFSKVLTGHPDYEVTGGEILYKGENLLEKEPEARALAGIFLAFQYPLEIPGVSNLDFLRIAYNAKQKHLGLEEIDAFDFEDLVNEKLDIVQMNPSFLDRSLNEGFSGGEKKRNEILQMAILEPTLSILDEIDSGLDIDALRIVSGGVNQLKRPDNATIVITHYQRLLDYIEPDYVHVMYDGKIVMSGGKELAFELEAKGYDFLDEAALIPA, via the coding sequence ATGACCAACACTATCCTCTCTGTTAAAAACCTCACGGCTACCGTTGATGGCAATCCTATTCTTAAAGGACTTAATTTAGACGTTAAAGCGGGAGAAGTTCATGCTATTATGGGGCGTAATGGTTCAGGTAAAAGCACTTTCTCTAAAGTCTTAACCGGTCATCCTGACTATGAAGTAACAGGAGGAGAAATTCTCTATAAAGGCGAAAATTTATTAGAGAAGGAGCCGGAAGCTAGGGCTTTAGCGGGAATTTTTCTTGCCTTTCAGTATCCTCTCGAAATTCCTGGGGTTAGCAATCTTGATTTTTTACGCATTGCCTATAATGCTAAACAAAAACATTTAGGACTGGAAGAAATTGATGCCTTTGACTTTGAAGATTTGGTTAATGAAAAGCTGGATATTGTGCAGATGAATCCGAGTTTTCTTGATCGCAGTTTAAACGAGGGTTTTTCGGGCGGAGAAAAGAAACGGAATGAAATCCTACAAATGGCTATTTTAGAGCCAACTTTATCTATCTTGGATGAAATTGATTCGGGGTTAGATATTGATGCTTTGCGTATCGTTTCAGGGGGAGTTAATCAACTCAAAAGGCCTGACAATGCCACAATTGTCATTACCCACTACCAACGCCTATTAGACTATATCGAGCCGGATTACGTTCATGTTATGTACGATGGCAAAATTGTGATGAGTGGCGGTAAAGAATTGGCGTTTGAACTAGAAGCCAAGGGCTATGATTTTTTAGATGAAGCAGCACTTATCCCTGCTTAA
- a CDS encoding SufS family cysteine desulfurase: MTVLQEKALATRVRSDFPILNQEVNGHPLVYLDNAATSQKPLAVLNCLRHYYEHDNANVHRGAHTLSVRATEAYEAVRDKVAQFIHAQSRQEIVYTRNATEAINLVAYSWGLNTLKPGDEIITSVMEHHSNLVPWQMVARKTGAVIKFVGLTDNEEFDLQQFQSLLSEKTKLVTIVHISNTLGCINPVQEITYLAHQVGAKVLIDACQSLPHCPMDVQAINCDWLVASGHKMCAPTGIGFLYGKEAVLEAMPPFFGGGEMISEVFFDHFTCGELPHKFEAGTPAIGEAIALGAAIDYLTALGMDKIHAYEEELTAYLFKKLEQIPNLRIYGPRPNYKGQGRAALASFNLEGIHASDLATLLDQDGIAIRSGHHCTQPLHRLFGASGSARASLYFYNTQAEIDKFIQSLTQTIDFFLRLED, from the coding sequence ATGACTGTCCTCCAAGAAAAAGCCCTAGCCACCAGAGTCCGTAGCGATTTTCCGATTCTGAATCAGGAAGTCAATGGCCATCCCTTAGTTTATCTAGATAATGCGGCTACGTCCCAAAAGCCTTTGGCCGTATTGAACTGTTTGCGCCACTATTACGAACACGATAATGCTAATGTCCATCGGGGAGCGCATACTCTGAGTGTCAGGGCAACCGAGGCCTATGAGGCAGTTCGAGATAAGGTGGCGCAATTTATTCATGCCCAATCTCGTCAGGAAATTGTCTATACTCGCAATGCTACGGAAGCGATTAATTTAGTGGCCTATAGTTGGGGCTTAAATACCCTAAAACCAGGGGATGAAATTATTACCTCGGTGATGGAACACCACAGTAATTTAGTGCCTTGGCAAATGGTGGCGCGAAAAACGGGAGCCGTGATTAAATTTGTGGGATTAACAGATAATGAAGAATTTGATTTACAACAATTTCAAAGTTTGCTATCGGAAAAAACCAAATTAGTTACCATTGTCCATATCTCTAATACTTTAGGTTGTATTAATCCTGTTCAGGAAATTACCTATCTAGCCCATCAAGTCGGAGCCAAAGTATTAATTGATGCCTGTCAGAGTCTGCCCCATTGTCCGATGGATGTACAGGCAATCAATTGTGATTGGCTAGTGGCCAGTGGCCATAAAATGTGCGCTCCTACGGGTATTGGTTTTCTTTATGGGAAAGAGGCAGTTTTAGAAGCAATGCCGCCTTTCTTTGGTGGTGGAGAAATGATTAGTGAGGTGTTCTTTGATCATTTTACCTGTGGCGAGTTACCCCATAAATTTGAAGCCGGAACCCCAGCCATTGGAGAGGCGATCGCCTTAGGAGCCGCGATTGATTATTTAACGGCCTTAGGAATGGACAAAATCCATGCTTACGAGGAAGAATTAACGGCTTATTTATTTAAGAAATTGGAACAAATTCCTAATCTGAGAATCTACGGCCCCCGGCCGAATTATAAAGGGCAAGGTCGGGCAGCCTTAGCATCTTTTAATCTGGAAGGCATTCATGCGAGTGATTTAGCAACGTTATTGGATCAAGATGGCATTGCCATTCGTTCCGGCCATCATTGCACCCAACCTTTACACCGTCTATTTGGAGCATCGGGCAGTGCCAGGGCAAGTTTATATTTTTACAATACCCAGGCAGAGATTGATAAATTCATTCAGTCTCTAACCCAAACCATTGATTTTTTCCTCCGTCTAGAAGATTAG